GGCAGGCAGAAGAAAAGCTGGCTCTTTGGCGCGCGCGTGGATCCACATTTCCGCGTGCATCGAAGGCTTGAGCCGATAATCGGGATTTTGCAAAACGGCGCGAACCGAAAGTGCATGGGTGACTTCATCTAATGTTGTCCCGACGCTTTCAATCGTGGCCAAAAGTTTTTCGCGATGATTTTCGCCGAAAAAGACTTCCACTTTTTGCCCTTCAGCGACTTTATGAAAATCCGGTTCGAAGATGCTTCCGACGAGCATCACTTTGGAAAGGTTGTGAATTTTGAAAAGCGTTTGTTCGGGCAAAACATACTCACCGATTCGCGCCGAGCGGGCGCTTAAAAAACCGGAAATCGGTGCGCGAATCCCGACGCTCGTTACCCGCGTGTCGGGATTTTTTTTCATGTCCTCAATTTCGCGCGAGCTAAAACCGATGGCTGCCACCCGACTTTCTGCCGCATAGAGCGACGCTTTGGCGATTTTCAGTCGCGCTTCAGCTTCGGCAAGCGCCTTGCCTGAAATGATATTTTCGTCGGACAGCGAGGCTTTGCGCCGCAAATCGCTTTCAGCAACTTCCAGTTCGGCGGCGCACTGTTTTAAGTCCGCCGTCGCTGCACCGATTTCGGCGCTTTCCAAAACCGCGAGCGGTGCGCCGGCCTGCACAAATTGGCTGAGCTTCGCACCCACGCTTTTTATCCGTCCCGCCACAAGCGAGCCGACAAAGGCTTCGCTATTTGGCATCGGGAAAATTTCCGCCGGAACGGTCAGCAAAAATTCAATCGGCTCGTAAGTGACCGTCGCAAAGGCCAAATTCGCCCGCTGAAATTTCGCCTCACTCAGTTCGACCACCGACGCTTGAACGGTGCTTGGCGCGTCTTCCGTCTCCTTCGGTGCATCGTCGTTTTGGCAACCCGCTAAAATGAATAGGCTAAGCAGCCAAGCCAAAAATGTAGCAATGTGTTTCATAACTGTTCTCCTGATACATGTTCGCATTAAATGTTTCCGACTGCCTGAAAAATGTAAATCGATGGATGACAAGTTTCTTTTCTGTCATGCTGAACGAAGTGAAGCATCCATAGTGGATTCTTCGCCTCGCCGGCTCAGAATGACATTCGCTTTCGCCATTCAGAATGACATTTCCTTTGTCATGCTGAACGACTTGCTTCCGAATCAGTGAAGCATCCATAGTGGATTCTTCGCCTCGCCGGCTCAGAATGACATTCGCTTTCGCCATTCAGAATGACATTTCCTTTGTCATGCTGAACGAAGTGAAGCATCCATAGTGGATTCTTCGCCTCGCCGGCTCAGAATGACATTCGCTTTCGCCATTCAGAATGACATTTCCTTTGTCATGCTGAACGAAGTGAAGCATCCATAGTGGATTCTTCGCCTCGCCGGCTCAGAATGACATTCGCTTTCGCCATTCAGAATGACAGGATTCCTCTTTGTCTTATTCATATTCAACATTTCGCTCTAAGCGTTTTTAAATTTTTCCGATTGCCTGAAAAAGCTCGGCCAACGCGCTCTCAGCCGCGAGGCGTTTTTCAAGCTCGTGAAGCTTGGCTTCGTAATAGGCTTGTTTGCTGTCCAAAAATTCCAAGTAGCCGATGCTGCCCGCGGCGAAAGCTTTTTGCGCGGCATGAAAGGCTTGTTGCGCAAAGGGCAAATAGGTTTTGCGCGCGTTTTCAAGTTGGCTAACAGCGGCGGTGTAGTGCAGCGCGGCGTTTCGAACTTCAGTTTCGAGCTGGCGCTTGGCGTCTTCAAACGCGTATTTGGCCGCCTCGCTGAGCGCTGCTTTCTCCTGAATATTTCCACGATCGCCAAACCAAAACCACACGGGCAAGGACAGCGTAATTTCGCCACCGGTAAAAGTGCGGTCAGGTTCGAGCGCCGGCGAAAAGCTTTGCCAAAAATATGCCAGCCGAATTTCCGGCAGCACTTCCGACCAAGCCGCTTGCGCCGTGCGGCTTTCAGCCAGCCATTCCTGCTTAGCCGATTGCAACGCGCCGCGCCCAGATTGCGCGATTTCGTGAAGCCCTGCTATTTGGAACACGGGAAAATCGCAGCGCAGCGTGTCGGTTAGTTGCAGCGTCGCGCCGAGCGGCAAGGCAAGCAACGTGCACAGGTTATTTTCCGCCGCGCCGTTTTGAGCGTTGGCCTCCTCAAGCAAATTTTCGGCTTTGGCAAGCTCGGATTTTGCACGAAGCGCCTCCAGCGGACTTGTTTCCCCAACTTCTGCCAGTCGCGCGGATTTTTTCGCAAAGTCCTGCAACAGCGCAAGATTTTCCCGAAGCAACACCGCTTGCGAGCGCGAAAAAAGCACTTCGGCATAAGCCTTCCGAACGGCGGCAGCAACGCGCGTTTTTTGCTCAATCACGCGAAATGCCGCGGCGTCCGAAAGCGCGTGTTGCGCACCGGCGCGAAAGTAAGTCGTTAGCGGAAACTCAAAACTTTGCGCGATTTGCAATCGCTTGATTTCCTGCGCTTCGCCGGGCAATTCGTAAGGGGTTTTCTCTTTGTAAAAAGTGAGCTCTGTTTTTTCGGGGGAAATAACGGAAAGCGTGCGAGCGCTGACGGCCTCACTTTCGGCCTGCTCGGCTTTCAGCGAGAAGTTGTTTTTCAAAGCCAGTTCAATTGCTTGATCCGCCGAAAGCTGAATCCTTTCCTGAGCAAACAACGAGCCTGCAATAAATAACGTTAGGATTGATGTGAAAAAGTGTTTCATAACGTGCATTCATGATATTAAAAAGCTTCATAGTTATATGACAAAGCTTGAGGGCATGGGTTTAACAAAAAATTCAAGTAGAATCAATTTGCCTAAAAATAAATTTTAAAAACCAAGGTATGATTTTTGAGCGAGGCTCAAAAATGCGTTCCGAATTTGCGTTTCGCATCAAAGCAAAAAAGCAACCCGACGCCTGAAAAGCGCTGAATGGAAATTAGATCTCGCGAAAATGAAGATTTTGTCAGGGCTTATCGGGCTCGTATCTTTATTAAGAAGTTCAGAGAATTTTAACAAAAAGCGATTTTGGACAGCCCCATGGAAAGAAAACATATCGGGAAAATTATTCGCGGCTCGCTGCTCGAAGGCTTGGAGATGAAGCTCGATGCGTTTGAGCATGTGGAAAGCGTCAAGGCCGGCAAGTTTGTCGTGGTTGAAGGCGAGCAGTACGATTTTTTTTCCATCATCACCGACTTGCGCTTGGAGGCCACGAGCAACGCGCTTTTGAGCAATCCGCCGAGCCTTCAAAGCGATGTGCTGCGCGACATCATCAGCGGGACGATTTCATATTCCGTCGTCAATTTGCGCCCGATGCTCATGCTTGAACGGCACTTATACCCGGAATTTGCCGCGCCGCTCGAACCCGTCAAAACGATTCCCTCGCACTTCGCCTTCGTCAGCGAGGCCACAGATGAGGACATCGCCAAAGTCTTCGGCAGCGAATCGGAAAATCAAAACGGGCGGAAATTTTTCTACATCGGCACACCGCTCGACATGACGCAGCCCGTTTGTTTAGACCTCGAACGATTTTGCGAACGCAGCAGCGCCGTCTTCGGGCGAACCGGCACGGGCAAAACCTTCATCACGCGCCTGTTGCTTGCCGGGCTGATTAAAACCGACGCGGCAGTTAATCTCGTTTTCGACATGCACAACGAGTACGGCACGAAAGGCACGTTTGAAGGACAAGGCGCGTCGTCGGTCAAGGGTTTGCAGCCACTTTTTGCCACAACGGGCAAGGTGAAAATTTATTCGCTCGATCCCGAATCCACGCAGCGGCGCGGCGCTCACTGCGACCGGGAAGTGCGGCTGAGCATCGAACAAATCGAGCCGGACGACATCTTGCTTTTGCAAGAAGAACTTCGCTTAAACCCGACCGCCGCCGAATATTCCAACATTTTGAAAAATCGCTACGGCAAAGATTGGCTCGCCCGCTTCATGGATTTGATGGAGGACGACGACGAAAAGGCGTTGGAAAATTTCGCCGCGCAAAACCATCTGTTGCCGAGTTCGCTCGAGGCGCTTTATCGCCGGCTCACGCGCCTTCGCGACATTTGCCAATTTCTTGATTTTTCGCCGAACAAAGGAAAATTGAACATCATCGAAGATTTGCTGAACGATCTTTCGCGCGGCACCAGCGTGGTAATGGAGTTCGG
Above is a window of Chloroherpeton thalassium ATCC 35110 DNA encoding:
- a CDS encoding efflux RND transporter periplasmic adaptor subunit gives rise to the protein MKHIATFLAWLLSLFILAGCQNDDAPKETEDAPSTVQASVVELSEAKFQRANLAFATVTYEPIEFLLTVPAEIFPMPNSEAFVGSLVAGRIKSVGAKLSQFVQAGAPLAVLESAEIGAATADLKQCAAELEVAESDLRRKASLSDENIISGKALAEAEARLKIAKASLYAAESRVAAIGFSSREIEDMKKNPDTRVTSVGIRAPISGFLSARSARIGEYVLPEQTLFKIHNLSKVMLVGSIFEPDFHKVAEGQKVEVFFGENHREKLLATIESVGTTLDEVTHALSVRAVLQNPDYRLKPSMHAEMWIHARAKEPAFLLPAGAVGIDGEKKFVFVRKAERVFEQRTVVPLYETQAQVALSEGVGEGETVVSEGVFFLKSEIKASEMEE
- a CDS encoding TolC family protein, with the protein product MKHFFTSILTLFIAGSLFAQERIQLSADQAIELALKNNFSLKAEQAESEAVSARTLSVISPEKTELTFYKEKTPYELPGEAQEIKRLQIAQSFEFPLTTYFRAGAQHALSDAAAFRVIEQKTRVAAAVRKAYAEVLFSRSQAVLLRENLALLQDFAKKSARLAEVGETSPLEALRAKSELAKAENLLEEANAQNGAAENNLCTLLALPLGATLQLTDTLRCDFPVFQIAGLHEIAQSGRGALQSAKQEWLAESRTAQAAWSEVLPEIRLAYFWQSFSPALEPDRTFTGGEITLSLPVWFWFGDRGNIQEKAALSEAAKYAFEDAKRQLETEVRNAALHYTAAVSQLENARKTYLPFAQQAFHAAQKAFAAGSIGYLEFLDSKQAYYEAKLHELEKRLAAESALAELFQAIGKI
- a CDS encoding helicase HerA domain-containing protein encodes the protein MERKHIGKIIRGSLLEGLEMKLDAFEHVESVKAGKFVVVEGEQYDFFSIITDLRLEATSNALLSNPPSLQSDVLRDIISGTISYSVVNLRPMLMLERHLYPEFAAPLEPVKTIPSHFAFVSEATDEDIAKVFGSESENQNGRKFFYIGTPLDMTQPVCLDLERFCERSSAVFGRTGTGKTFITRLLLAGLIKTDAAVNLVFDMHNEYGTKGTFEGQGASSVKGLQPLFATTGKVKIYSLDPESTQRRGAHCDREVRLSIEQIEPDDILLLQEELRLNPTAAEYSNILKNRYGKDWLARFMDLMEDDDEKALENFAAQNHLLPSSLEALYRRLTRLRDICQFLDFSPNKGKLNIIEDLLNDLSRGTSVVMEFGKYDNMMSYLLVANIITRRVEEAYKEKTDVFLRTGNELDKPKQLVITIEEAHKFLNPKSAQQTSFGKIARELRKYFVSLMIVDQRPSGIYDEILSQIGTKIVAALSDERDINAVLTGTSNPGGMRNILASLDTKQQALVMGHAVPMPVVIRTRDYDEKFYTDMGYTDREARKRKNKANLSDLYD